Proteins encoded by one window of Balneola sp.:
- a CDS encoding AraC family transcriptional regulator → MKILTKGTYYGSMNAEQEMNGILFSEYDYLTERTDWHFHENPYFMYVLEGDLYDVNRKRKTTCPSGSFLLHNWQEVHFNSKESVHARGFHIEFEKNWFEKNNIDINLWEGSTLIRNPKLHHILAKLYREFKCADIYSEISCELLVSELCENIDKEKVYQMEKNPSWLSSLVDMIHQHNEPFNLKTLSEQLGIHPGHLSRSVPKYFSTTLGDYIRQMKIKKAVDLMLSTNKSLYDICYECGFSDQSHFSRTFKRYLGMTPKEFQKKCG, encoded by the coding sequence ATGAAAATACTTACCAAAGGTACTTACTATGGCTCGATGAATGCCGAGCAGGAGATGAACGGTATCCTGTTTTCGGAATACGATTACCTGACAGAAAGAACTGATTGGCATTTTCATGAAAACCCCTATTTCATGTACGTTCTTGAAGGGGATTTATACGATGTAAATAGAAAGCGGAAAACGACCTGCCCTTCCGGAAGCTTCCTTCTTCATAACTGGCAAGAAGTTCATTTCAATTCTAAAGAATCAGTGCATGCGCGGGGTTTCCATATTGAATTTGAAAAAAACTGGTTCGAGAAAAATAACATAGACATCAATCTATGGGAAGGGAGTACGCTCATAAGAAACCCAAAGCTTCATCATATTCTCGCCAAACTATATAGGGAGTTTAAATGTGCCGACATATACTCCGAAATTTCCTGTGAACTCCTGGTCTCTGAATTATGTGAGAATATCGATAAAGAAAAGGTATACCAGATGGAGAAAAATCCTTCCTGGCTCTCCTCTCTTGTTGACATGATTCACCAACATAATGAACCGTTCAATTTAAAAACCCTATCGGAACAGTTAGGCATTCATCCCGGACATCTGTCCCGATCCGTGCCAAAATATTTTTCTACTACACTTGGTGACTATATCCGACAGATGAAGATCAAGAAAGCTGTTGATCTCATGCTATCCACCAACAAATCGCTATATGATATCTGCTATGAATGTGGGTTTTCTGATCAGAGTCATTTTTCAAGGACCTTCAAAAGATACCTGGGAATGACCCCAAAAGAATTTCAAAAAAAATGTGGGTGA
- a CDS encoding alpha/beta hydrolase — translation MKIYLIPGQGADYRLFGKLSLAPSFEIRYIHFELPEKGLSMAEYAQQLASQVDKSEPFILVGVSIGGMIATEMNDLLNPIKTIVVSSAKSKNELPKLYTIQRRFFLYKIIPGWISKLGAQFLQPIFEPVRNTEKEVFKQMLKDKDPRFLKRTIDMIVNWDRTSYDSSIISIHGDNDNTIPIRNVDVDQIVENGSHLMIFTKATELSRILNGILTASFEHIVQEK, via the coding sequence ATGAAAATTTATTTAATCCCTGGCCAGGGTGCTGATTATAGGTTGTTTGGTAAGCTCTCTTTAGCCCCTTCTTTTGAGATCCGCTATATACACTTTGAGCTCCCGGAGAAAGGACTTTCAATGGCAGAATATGCACAGCAGCTTGCCTCTCAAGTTGATAAGAGCGAGCCTTTCATTCTGGTTGGAGTTTCCATTGGCGGGATGATTGCGACAGAGATGAATGATCTCTTAAATCCTATAAAAACTATAGTTGTTTCAAGTGCCAAGTCAAAAAATGAACTACCTAAGCTTTACACCATTCAACGTAGATTCTTCCTGTATAAAATAATACCAGGTTGGATTTCTAAATTAGGAGCTCAATTCCTACAACCTATTTTTGAGCCCGTAAGAAACACTGAAAAGGAAGTCTTCAAACAAATGTTGAAAGATAAAGATCCAAGGTTTTTAAAAAGAACCATTGATATGATCGTTAACTGGGATCGAACATCTTATGACTCATCGATAATATCGATTCACGGAGATAACGATAATACTATCCCAATCAGAAATGTTGATGTTGATCAAATAGTAGAAAATGGCTCCCACTTGATGATTTTTACTAAAGCTACCGAACTGAGTAGAATACTAAACGGTATTCTTACAGCTAGTTTTGAGCATATAGTACAGGAGAAATGA
- a CDS encoding GIY-YIG nuclease family protein, translating to MREFYVYITTNPSRTTLYTGVTNDLQRRLIEHYIHRGSSDTFAGKYYCYFLIYYEAFASSHEAIQAEKYIKGKSRKKKEMIIQDMNPSRAFLNTKVCGIWPPK from the coding sequence ATGAGAGAATTCTATGTTTATATCACTACCAACCCCTCGAGAACAACACTATACACCGGAGTTACGAATGATCTCCAACGCCGACTTATTGAACATTATATACATAGAGGTAGTTCTGATACATTTGCAGGAAAGTATTACTGTTATTTTTTGATTTACTATGAAGCTTTTGCTTCCTCCCATGAAGCCATACAAGCCGAAAAGTATATAAAGGGGAAATCCAGGAAGAAAAAGGAAATGATAATTCAAGATATGAACCCTTCCAGAGCATTCTTGAATACAAAGGTATGTGGTATTTGGCCACCAAAGTGA
- a CDS encoding DUF2200 domain-containing protein, with translation MPTTTPEHDARIAALTFASVYPHYVTKVEKKGRTKEELHEVIEWLTGFNETKLQELIDRKATFETFFEEATLHPNAELIKGVICGYRVEDIETPLTRQARYLDKVVDELAKGKKMEKILRTA, from the coding sequence ATGCCTACTACCACTCCAGAACACGATGCTCGAATTGCTGCATTAACCTTCGCTTCCGTATATCCACACTATGTAACTAAAGTGGAAAAGAAAGGACGAACAAAAGAGGAACTTCACGAGGTAATTGAATGGCTTACCGGTTTCAATGAAACCAAATTACAAGAGTTGATAGATCGAAAGGCAACCTTTGAAACCTTTTTTGAAGAAGCTACCCTACATCCCAATGCAGAGCTTATTAAGGGAGTGATTTGTGGGTATCGCGTTGAGGACATTGAAACTCCTCTAACACGGCAAGCCAGATACCTTGACAAGGTGGTAGACGAATTAGCAAAAGGTAAAAAGATGGAGAAAATTCTGCGAACTGCTTAA
- a CDS encoding VOC family protein produces the protein MNSYISLFEIPATDISRAIEFYQAILDVSVEQMEIPGMEMGILPYENQTVHGVIIQGDGYQPSTDGVAIYLNAGDDLQVVLDKVEENGGSVIVPKTAHADESGFFALFLDSEGNRLGLNSPN, from the coding sequence ATGAATAGCTATATCTCACTTTTTGAAATCCCGGCAACCGACATTTCTCGAGCCATCGAATTCTACCAGGCCATTTTGGATGTATCCGTAGAACAAATGGAAATACCAGGTATGGAAATGGGCATCTTGCCTTATGAAAATCAAACAGTCCATGGCGTTATCATCCAGGGAGATGGATATCAGCCTTCCACTGATGGAGTTGCCATTTACCTCAATGCCGGAGATGACCTTCAAGTGGTGTTAGATAAAGTTGAAGAAAACGGAGGCAGCGTCATTGTCCCCAAGACTGCTCATGCTGATGAAAGTGGCTTCTTTGCTTTATTCCTGGATTCAGAAGGCAACAGGCTGGGCTTGAATTCCCCGAATTAA
- a CDS encoding AraC family transcriptional regulator has translation MNYQTFQPHPDLVALVKFYWTLEVPYDPTNQKQKIIPDGCIEMTFNLADDIKRYVSDTEYIVHPCAMVMGQRTKSYYIEPMGNVDSFAICFYPYGFANFIDTPLKELSDVETPVSTLFGEIPAKELEQKIVRAENTQQRIEIIEAFLLKKLSEQSTVDAIVQSTIDALVSTKGSTSINTILQEDLSKRRQLERKFVKQIGISPKQLGRVIRLHSALNMMLNEEGESLTNIAYENEYFDQAHFIKDFREFIGVSPKEFLDNEHMTLSTLFYK, from the coding sequence GTGAATTACCAAACCTTTCAACCTCATCCGGATTTAGTAGCACTCGTCAAGTTTTACTGGACACTGGAAGTACCTTATGATCCTACTAACCAAAAGCAGAAAATTATCCCTGATGGCTGTATTGAAATGACTTTCAACCTTGCGGATGATATAAAACGATACGTTTCTGATACCGAATATATCGTTCATCCTTGTGCTATGGTGATGGGGCAACGAACCAAATCATATTATATCGAACCCATGGGAAATGTAGACTCTTTCGCTATCTGCTTCTACCCCTATGGCTTTGCCAATTTTATAGATACTCCACTCAAAGAGTTATCAGATGTAGAAACTCCTGTCTCAACGTTGTTTGGAGAAATCCCTGCAAAAGAATTGGAACAAAAGATCGTCCGGGCAGAGAATACACAACAGAGAATCGAAATTATTGAAGCTTTTCTTCTCAAGAAATTAAGCGAACAATCTACGGTAGATGCCATTGTTCAATCTACTATCGATGCTTTGGTATCAACGAAAGGAAGTACCTCAATTAACACTATTCTTCAGGAAGACCTTTCCAAACGAAGGCAGCTCGAACGAAAGTTTGTGAAGCAAATTGGAATCAGTCCCAAACAGTTAGGGAGAGTAATTCGACTGCACAGTGCTCTGAACATGATGTTGAATGAAGAGGGAGAAAGCCTGACCAACATAGCCTATGAAAATGAATACTTCGACCAGGCTCACTTCATTAAAGATTTTAGAGAGTTCATTGGAGTTAGTCCCAAGGAATTTTTAGACAATGAGCATATGACCCTTTCCACCCTTTTCTATAAGTGA
- a CDS encoding RDD family protein — protein sequence MEKEINAGIRISSMVLDHFIMTFVTMIFFIPGMISTFITAFQISHEQVSPDIFGGLSFIGLIGFALYFCKDSINGQSIAKRILKLQVVDKRTEKAASPLKCLVRNLFCMIWPIEVIMALVNPGRRIGDMVAGTKVVPFNSEIEQPEPNYTQMGIAFALALGLMLLFSLPFVGLNELIKSNQVSYIEASINNSASQEIAELFESEFGNELTADVRVYDRIKAEPNLKYISVILTLDKNHLTSNDDFVDYHNKALSVLLSRHAEGTFVGQIRYVYKETGNMITRTKPLDWREK from the coding sequence ATGGAAAAAGAAATAAATGCCGGGATCAGAATTTCTTCAATGGTATTGGATCATTTCATCATGACATTTGTCACTATGATATTCTTTATCCCGGGAATGATATCAACATTTATAACTGCCTTTCAAATAAGCCATGAACAAGTCAGTCCTGATATTTTTGGAGGGTTAAGTTTTATTGGGTTAATAGGTTTTGCTCTTTATTTCTGTAAGGATTCAATAAACGGTCAGAGTATTGCTAAAAGAATTCTAAAGCTCCAGGTTGTTGATAAACGAACAGAAAAGGCGGCATCTCCTCTAAAATGCCTTGTAAGAAATTTGTTTTGTATGATATGGCCGATAGAAGTGATTATGGCATTGGTAAACCCTGGTCGCCGAATCGGTGATATGGTTGCTGGAACTAAGGTTGTACCTTTTAACTCCGAAATTGAACAACCTGAGCCTAACTATACACAAATGGGAATAGCTTTTGCGCTAGCCCTTGGCTTAATGCTACTTTTCTCTTTGCCCTTTGTCGGACTTAACGAGCTAATCAAATCCAATCAAGTATCCTATATTGAAGCCTCGATAAATAATTCTGCAAGTCAGGAAATAGCTGAACTTTTTGAAAGTGAATTTGGAAACGAATTAACTGCAGATGTAAGAGTCTATGATCGAATAAAAGCAGAACCGAATCTGAAATACATTTCTGTAATTCTAACACTTGATAAAAATCATCTAACTAGTAATGATGATTTTGTGGATTATCATAACAAAGCTTTATCAGTTCTACTTTCCAGACATGCAGAAGGGACGTTTGTAGGTCAGATTAGATATGTTTACAAGGAAACCGGAAATATGATTACTAGAACAAAGCCATTAGACTGGCGAGAAAAATAA
- a CDS encoding carbohydrate-binding family 9-like protein — protein MDSSKYKLLFIDPKFPLPSAMRIPIILLFTLICATSQAQITSLQLTIPKSYTILKTSNTFSIDGKAFEPSWNEALWTDYFIDIEGNKNPKPYYNTRVKMLWDDEFIYFYAEMEEEHVWGDITERDAVIFHNNDFEVFVKPNQYQPYYGEFEVNVLGTLWELFLARPYRRNGPVLNHWDVNGTQIGIDIKGTINNPTDIDTSWSVELAIPIQALKEIDRGSEVKEGSMWRINFSRVQWQHQVNDGVYSRKTDEEGNRLHENNWVWTEQSAIAMHRPEHWGYVFFTEQEEMSQANNYAPSLAIEYQLVFYLYRKQMDWRNQNKVFTSNISDLGGPDFNTNGFQLSAETSLTKLGFEITVSNSKGQTITVNQDGYVIADQ, from the coding sequence ATGGATTCATCTAAATACAAGCTCCTTTTTATTGATCCTAAGTTTCCATTACCTTCAGCGATGCGCATTCCGATCATACTTTTATTCACTCTTATTTGTGCTACAAGCCAAGCTCAAATAACCTCCCTTCAACTCACCATACCCAAGAGTTATACCATTCTGAAAACGAGCAATACCTTTTCTATTGATGGTAAAGCATTTGAGCCATCATGGAATGAAGCTCTGTGGACCGATTATTTCATAGATATTGAAGGGAACAAAAATCCAAAGCCCTATTACAATACCAGGGTCAAAATGCTTTGGGATGATGAATTCATCTACTTTTATGCAGAAATGGAAGAAGAACACGTTTGGGGAGATATCACAGAAAGAGACGCCGTGATTTTTCACAATAATGACTTTGAAGTGTTTGTGAAGCCCAACCAGTACCAACCCTATTATGGTGAGTTTGAAGTTAATGTGTTGGGTACTCTCTGGGAGCTATTCCTGGCTCGCCCCTATCGAAGAAATGGACCAGTATTAAATCATTGGGATGTAAATGGCACTCAAATCGGAATCGATATAAAAGGTACTATTAATAACCCAACTGATATTGATACTTCCTGGTCGGTAGAGTTGGCAATTCCAATCCAGGCACTAAAAGAAATTGATCGTGGTAGTGAGGTAAAAGAAGGAAGCATGTGGAGAATCAACTTCTCCAGAGTTCAATGGCAACACCAGGTGAATGATGGAGTCTATTCCAGGAAAACAGATGAAGAAGGAAACCGACTCCATGAAAATAATTGGGTGTGGACGGAGCAATCGGCCATTGCCATGCACCGACCTGAGCATTGGGGCTATGTGTTCTTCACCGAACAAGAGGAAATGAGTCAGGCTAATAATTACGCTCCTTCCCTTGCTATAGAATACCAACTAGTATTTTACCTCTATCGAAAGCAAATGGATTGGAGGAATCAGAATAAAGTTTTCACCTCAAATATCTCCGATCTGGGAGGCCCTGACTTTAACACAAATGGCTTCCAACTCTCCGCAGAAACATCGCTAACCAAACTCGGGTTTGAGATCACGGTTTCAAACTCAAAAGGACAAACCATTACCGTTAATCAAGACGGATACGTAATTGCTGACCAATGA
- the pckA gene encoding phosphoenolpyruvate carboxykinase (ATP) yields MKADYDVHPRSSIGLDYLGLGSNTEVYWNLNPSELYEHAVLHGEAILTKDHALLVHTGKFTGRSPKDKFVVEQPSIQDDIDWGPVNQPTSEEVFNNLYDKVVNYLSDKRLFVKDVFAGADENNRLNVRVVSEVAYHALFTHNMFIRPSDEELGVHEPEFTVLAAPFFEADPAIDGTRTSTFILCNFEKKIILIGGTMYSGEVKKGIFAIMNYLLPKKGVMAMHCSANHDENGKTAVFFGLSGTGKTTLSADPDKTLIGDDEHGWSDDGIFNFEGGCYAKTINLSEESEPMIYATTKMPGTILENVILDDNREPDFTNVSLTQNTRCSYPIHFIPNASDTGKGNHPENIIFLTCDAFGILPPISRLTPEQAMYHFISGYTAKVAGTERGVTEPEATFSACFGSPFMPLHPTVYAELLAEKIKKHNSKVWLVNTGWTGGVYGIGKRMKLSFTRKMLSQAIDGDLEDVEYVKDPVFGFQVPIQVKGVPSKILIPRYTWDDAHEYDKKAQQLAQMFVDNFKKFEDNASDEILGAAPRTL; encoded by the coding sequence ATGAAAGCTGACTACGACGTACATCCAAGAAGTTCAATTGGCTTGGATTACTTAGGCCTTGGAAGCAATACAGAAGTATACTGGAACTTAAATCCATCCGAACTTTATGAACACGCCGTACTGCATGGCGAAGCAATTTTAACCAAAGATCATGCTCTACTAGTACATACCGGAAAATTTACCGGACGCTCTCCGAAAGATAAGTTTGTGGTTGAGCAACCTTCTATTCAAGACGACATTGACTGGGGCCCCGTAAACCAGCCAACCTCAGAAGAAGTCTTTAACAACCTTTATGACAAAGTAGTCAACTATCTTTCCGATAAACGCCTCTTTGTGAAAGATGTATTTGCCGGAGCTGACGAAAATAATAGACTGAATGTACGTGTAGTAAGTGAGGTAGCCTATCATGCCCTGTTTACTCACAACATGTTCATCCGACCTTCTGATGAAGAACTAGGTGTTCATGAGCCTGAATTCACCGTATTGGCTGCTCCTTTCTTTGAAGCTGATCCGGCTATTGATGGAACACGAACCAGTACTTTTATTCTGTGTAATTTTGAAAAAAAGATCATCCTTATCGGTGGCACCATGTATTCAGGTGAAGTGAAGAAGGGAATCTTCGCGATAATGAATTATCTGCTTCCAAAAAAGGGAGTGATGGCGATGCATTGTTCTGCTAACCATGATGAAAATGGGAAAACAGCTGTCTTCTTTGGTCTTTCAGGTACTGGTAAAACAACACTTTCAGCTGACCCGGACAAAACCCTTATCGGTGACGATGAACATGGCTGGAGTGATGACGGAATTTTCAACTTTGAAGGTGGATGCTATGCGAAAACCATAAATCTGTCAGAAGAAAGCGAACCGATGATTTACGCAACCACCAAGATGCCAGGAACTATTCTTGAGAATGTAATTCTTGATGATAATAGAGAGCCTGACTTTACAAATGTGAGTCTGACTCAAAACACTCGTTGCTCTTATCCAATTCACTTCATCCCAAATGCAAGTGACACTGGTAAAGGAAATCATCCTGAAAATATCATCTTCTTAACTTGTGATGCCTTTGGGATACTACCCCCTATCTCTCGTTTAACTCCGGAGCAGGCGATGTACCACTTCATTAGTGGATACACTGCTAAAGTAGCCGGTACTGAGCGTGGAGTAACCGAACCCGAAGCTACTTTCTCAGCTTGTTTTGGATCTCCATTTATGCCACTCCACCCTACTGTGTATGCGGAGCTACTGGCAGAGAAAATTAAGAAGCATAACTCAAAAGTATGGTTGGTTAACACTGGCTGGACTGGCGGTGTGTATGGAATCGGTAAGCGTATGAAGCTTTCTTTCACCCGTAAAATGCTTTCACAAGCTATTGATGGCGATTTGGAAGATGTGGAATATGTAAAGGATCCGGTATTCGGTTTCCAGGTGCCTATTCAAGTGAAAGGAGTTCCTTCAAAGATTCTTATCCCACGTTACACCTGGGACGATGCCCACGAATATGATAAGAAAGCACAACAACTTGCTCAGATGTTTGTGGATAATTTCAAAAAATTTGAAGATAATGCCAGTGATGAGATTCTTGGGGCTGCACCCCGGACTCTCTGA
- a CDS encoding rhodanese-like domain-containing protein, translated as MVACTHKPEPDQKETSTTTSASTFTDITLTDFELLTESADSTLIVLDVRTDREFEAGHIPNAIQVDFMDQDFKMNIAEFDTSKTYIVYCQSGGRSAAASTIMVKELGFSNVKNLSDGYSGWSRKSQ; from the coding sequence ATGGTAGCATGTACACATAAGCCAGAACCAGATCAAAAAGAGACAAGTACTACTACTTCTGCTTCGACCTTTACAGACATCACGTTAACAGATTTCGAGCTGCTTACCGAATCTGCTGATTCCACTCTTATTGTCCTGGATGTAAGAACCGACAGAGAGTTCGAGGCAGGACATATTCCAAATGCGATTCAGGTGGATTTCATGGACCAGGATTTCAAAATGAACATTGCTGAATTCGATACTTCAAAAACTTATATCGTCTACTGTCAATCAGGTGGAAGAAGTGCTGCCGCTTCAACTATTATGGTGAAAGAACTTGGCTTTTCAAATGTCAAAAACCTCTCTGACGGTTATTCGGGATGGAGCAGAAAAAGCCAGTAA
- a CDS encoding T9SS C-terminal target domain-containing protein: MTEKKLLLLLFLGGVSFSGNAQEKYFHDLKGIEDSVGVTHLFYRIYEEVPTPCPFEEDPDVTLLNNVFHFNTSTQQDSIKFDDYYNPWCLSGHSDSERVWDYGFYENDPSKWVKQPLYQGCFPPPVVDYRGRKLTAPGVCLTKQRSTGSIDLDSENGFILSNKEDSLYYNESVEGVAFRVSIEEDFNPNFFITTEEEYAFFYHYLDSVGTEFGIQGIHPVQDSLFYSINDMGHLFISEYYTARFKISDSTASYQTLSFDSEASVLYAIVTVEENEVYRRSLKRSEDFGRPNSWANIPFPEEVDRLQFLVTDSEEEGTVLIADSTTIYLSSNFGESFEFLTEIDSRITGLYKKPKSSLLYTLSEEELFEVNTQTGTITSIKKLPVSNEVVTEVPNSVVLHQNYPNPFNPVTNITFELNKTEEVKLSIYDVLGRSVATLVDERRSAGLHTLSFDASNLPSGIYFYRLETKTQSLVKKLTLLK, from the coding sequence ATGACAGAGAAGAAACTGCTACTTTTACTTTTCTTAGGGGGAGTTAGTTTTTCGGGGAATGCTCAGGAGAAATACTTTCATGATTTAAAAGGCATAGAGGATTCAGTAGGGGTTACTCATTTGTTTTATCGAATATACGAAGAGGTACCTACCCCATGCCCATTTGAAGAGGATCCCGATGTAACTTTACTAAATAACGTCTTTCACTTTAATACTTCAACTCAACAAGATTCCATCAAATTTGATGACTATTACAATCCCTGGTGTTTGAGTGGACATTCGGATTCAGAACGAGTTTGGGATTACGGCTTCTATGAAAATGATCCTTCAAAATGGGTAAAACAGCCACTATATCAGGGGTGTTTCCCTCCTCCAGTAGTTGATTACCGAGGAAGGAAATTAACTGCTCCAGGCGTATGTCTTACAAAACAAAGATCGACTGGTTCTATCGATCTTGATTCGGAAAATGGATTCATACTATCCAACAAAGAAGACTCTTTATACTATAATGAGAGCGTTGAAGGAGTAGCTTTTAGAGTTTCTATAGAGGAAGATTTTAACCCAAACTTTTTTATCACAACTGAAGAAGAATATGCCTTTTTCTATCACTATTTAGATTCTGTAGGTACCGAATTTGGTATACAAGGTATCCACCCTGTTCAGGACTCGTTGTTTTATTCAATCAACGATATGGGTCACTTGTTCATCAGTGAATATTATACAGCCAGATTTAAAATCTCCGACTCAACTGCTTCTTATCAAACCCTAAGCTTTGATTCTGAGGCCTCTGTTTTATACGCGATCGTTACTGTAGAAGAGAATGAGGTTTATAGAAGATCATTAAAGAGATCTGAGGACTTTGGCCGACCTAATTCCTGGGCTAATATTCCCTTTCCAGAAGAAGTGGATCGTTTACAATTCTTGGTTACTGATTCGGAAGAAGAAGGAACTGTGCTTATAGCGGATTCCACAACCATTTATCTTTCATCTAATTTTGGAGAAAGTTTTGAGTTCCTAACTGAGATAGATTCCAGGATAACTGGTCTCTATAAAAAGCCTAAGTCGAGCTTGCTCTATACCCTAAGTGAAGAAGAACTTTTTGAAGTAAACACTCAAACCGGAACAATAACGTCCATCAAAAAACTTCCTGTCTCCAATGAAGTCGTGACTGAAGTTCCAAACTCTGTTGTACTTCATCAAAACTATCCCAACCCTTTTAACCCGGTTACTAACATCACTTTCGAGTTGAATAAAACAGAAGAAGTTAAGCTTAGCATTTATGATGTATTGGGAAGATCAGTAGCTACCTTGGTTGATGAGAGACGAAGCGCCGGATTACATACGCTCAGTTTTGATGCATCAAATTTGCCCTCAGGTATTTACTTTTACCGCTTAGAAACAAAAACACAATCCCTCGTAAAGAAACTCACATTGTTAAAATGA
- a CDS encoding T9SS C-terminal target domain-containing protein, translating into MKYIAIPFLLLIFSGPLTAFQTDLSDSLFVIEPHFIANQNQVLSEVYPVDINNDGFTDLIFRDYTPSVPFEQKTVTISFIPGSPNGLLFQNKETIISNSFINKLFIDDWDENGSLDLITQKSRFIDGTTSMTNDLIEIYFMDDASIIDSLEFSAPYEIYLGEETNPKELYHLNDLDLDGRNDMIFLGFSHITIGWSNGNEPPEFDEITNFGQNTYSTEIFDFNQDGYLDFLYDDQYWDEPAIQVNNKDRSFTRTSIGLPNSNPQVPESMYWTFDSFWYNDDHFPDLLIQRPDGDSEGGFYEIYIYDDSSSTYTLSPSAFSGNQIGQMTAIHLNNDGYADFVEVNENEATLWVNESNSSFSKIVLDLDTNYGSTGSIFYFDSDLDNDLDVFFWFQNSGYLYQLEFEGTLTNEQPTIPEFQSVSVTDVGSVNLSWNKSNDFESLEGHVKYRITVNSEEQQIILETHSNDITLTELKAGNYNVSISSIDPLQSESSSSLPANFVIILESGESSNDLPAEVFLHQNYPNPFNPVTNISFELNKTEDVKLTVFDALGRTVSTLVDERRSAGLHTIRLDASNFPSGIYFYQLEAGGVEQTKKLTLIK; encoded by the coding sequence ATGAAATACATAGCAATACCTTTTCTTTTACTAATTTTCTCAGGCCCTTTAACCGCTTTTCAAACTGATCTATCGGACTCTTTATTTGTAATCGAACCTCATTTTATTGCTAATCAGAATCAAGTCCTTTCAGAGGTCTACCCTGTCGATATAAATAATGACGGGTTTACCGACCTGATATTCAGAGATTATACTCCCTCAGTACCATTTGAACAAAAAACGGTAACTATTAGCTTTATTCCTGGCTCACCGAATGGATTGTTATTTCAAAATAAAGAAACAATTATCTCAAACAGTTTTATTAACAAATTATTTATTGATGATTGGGATGAAAATGGGTCTTTAGATTTAATTACTCAGAAATCCAGGTTTATCGATGGAACTACAAGTATGACTAATGATCTAATTGAGATCTATTTTATGGATGATGCCAGCATAATCGATAGCTTGGAATTTTCTGCCCCGTATGAGATCTATTTAGGAGAAGAAACGAATCCAAAAGAGCTTTACCATCTAAATGATTTAGACCTTGATGGAAGAAATGATATGATCTTTCTAGGTTTCAGTCATATTACTATTGGATGGAGCAATGGAAATGAGCCTCCTGAATTTGATGAGATCACAAATTTCGGGCAAAATACATACTCTACTGAAATATTTGACTTCAATCAGGATGGGTATCTTGACTTTTTATACGATGACCAATACTGGGATGAACCAGCAATTCAGGTCAATAATAAAGATCGAAGCTTTACCAGAACGTCAATTGGACTTCCAAATTCAAACCCTCAAGTCCCTGAGAGTATGTACTGGACTTTCGATTCGTTTTGGTATAACGATGATCACTTTCCAGATTTATTAATACAAAGACCTGATGGTGACTCAGAAGGTGGATTCTATGAAATCTATATTTATGATGATTCCTCCTCCACATACACTTTGAGCCCATCTGCATTTTCAGGAAATCAAATAGGTCAAATGACAGCAATACATCTGAATAATGATGGATATGCGGATTTTGTCGAAGTAAATGAAAATGAAGCTACTCTTTGGGTCAATGAATCAAATTCCAGCTTTAGCAAAATAGTTCTCGATCTTGATACTAATTATGGTTCTACTGGGAGTATTTTTTATTTCGACTCTGATTTAGATAATGATTTGGACGTTTTTTTCTGGTTTCAAAATTCGGGATATCTTTATCAACTTGAATTTGAAGGCACATTAACCAATGAGCAACCAACTATTCCTGAATTTCAATCTGTTTCTGTTACTGATGTTGGTTCGGTGAATCTAAGCTGGAACAAAAGCAATGATTTTGAATCCTTAGAAGGACATGTAAAGTACAGAATAACAGTAAATTCCGAAGAGCAGCAAATTATTTTAGAAACACACTCTAACGATATAACATTAACAGAGTTGAAAGCGGGTAATTATAATGTAAGTATAAGTTCAATAGACCCATTGCAATCTGAATCCAGTAGTTCTCTACCAGCTAATTTCGTAATCATTCTTGAGTCTGGTGAATCTAGCAATGACCTACCTGCTGAGGTTTTTTTACACCAAAACTATCCTAACCCCTTTAACCCGGTAACTAATATCTCTTTTGAGCTGAATAAAACAGAAGACGTTAAGCTTACCGTTTTTGATGCGTTGGGGAGAACCGTATCTACTTTAGTTGATGAAAGAAGAAGCGCCGGATTACATACTATCCGGCTTGACGCTTCAAATTTTCCCTCAGGTATATACTTTTATCAATTAGAAGCCGGCGGGGTTGAGCAAACGAAGAAATTAACACTGATCAAATGA